In a single window of the Listeria cossartiae subsp. cossartiae genome:
- the perR gene encoding peroxide-responsive transcriptional repressor PerR, producing MAVSNATLKEAVDVLKKTGVRITPQRHAILEFLINSHTHPTADDIYRSLEGNFPNMSVATVYNNLRVFRDAGLIKELSYGDASSRFDFSTSNHYHAICNVCGKIVDFHYPGLDEVEHFAAHMTGYEIDNHRLEVYGTCPDCKEKQSNN from the coding sequence ATGGCGGTGTCTAATGCAACTCTAAAAGAGGCAGTAGATGTCTTAAAGAAAACAGGAGTAAGAATCACTCCTCAGCGTCATGCTATACTTGAATTCTTAATTAACTCACATACACACCCAACCGCGGATGATATTTATCGGTCTTTAGAAGGTAACTTCCCAAACATGAGTGTAGCAACTGTATATAATAATTTACGCGTTTTCCGCGATGCAGGTCTAATTAAAGAATTATCCTATGGCGACGCTTCTAGTCGATTTGATTTTTCTACGTCTAATCATTACCACGCAATTTGTAATGTTTGTGGCAAAATAGTTGATTTTCATTATCCAGGTTTAGATGAAGTAGAGCATTTTGCAGCTCACATGACTGGCTATGAAATTGATAACCACAGACTCGAAGTATACGGTACATGTCCAGATTGCAAAGAAAAACAATCAAATAATTAA